A single genomic interval of Longimicrobium sp. harbors:
- a CDS encoding IS701 family transposase: LRLERNRIATGMSWVEAKVSITRNAVRTYLAQPSFTLGATA; the protein is encoded by the coding sequence CTGCGGCTCGAAAGGAACCGCATCGCCACCGGAATGAGCTGGGTCGAAGCAAAGGTGAGTATCACGCGCAACGCCGTGCGTACCTATCTCGCCCAGCCCAGCTTCACTTTGGGGGCAACTGCGTAA